A DNA window from Hordeum vulgare subsp. vulgare chromosome 1H, MorexV3_pseudomolecules_assembly, whole genome shotgun sequence contains the following coding sequences:
- the LOC123448905 gene encoding clumping factor A-like has translation MSIPGNGHLPAAASTGLPDHSSASASDSEAEGDAADYLPISGAASDSDTDSDADPDLASRRRLDAIDNGVSELDLASDDDEGEERGEEATEAAASLDDERRRRAQLPVGAAARIVDAMRGVAFPGAPPPWAGSVPDEQWLERLRSLRARQSR, from the coding sequence ATGTCCATCCCGGGGAACGGCcacctccccgccgccgcctccaccggCCTGCCGGACCactcctccgcctccgcctcagaCTCCGAGGCCGAGGGAGACGCCGCCGACTACCTCCCCATCTCCGGCGCCGCCTCGGACTCAGACACCGACAGCGACGCCGACCCGGATCTCGCATCTCGCCGCCGCCTCGACGCGATCGACAACGGCGTCTCCGAGCTGGATCTCGCCTCCGACGACgacgaaggagaagaaagaggcgaggaggcgacggaggCAGCGGCCTCCTTGGACGACGAGCGCCGGCGGCGCGCCCAGCTGCCGGTGGGCGCCGCGGCCCGGATCGTGGACGCGATGCGCGGCGTGGCGTTCCCCGGCGCGCCACCGCCGTGGGCCGGCAGCGTCCCCGACGAGCAGTGGCTCGAGCGCCTCCGCTCCCTCCGCGCTAGGCAGAGCAGATGA